A DNA window from Pogona vitticeps strain Pit_001003342236 chromosome 2, PviZW2.1, whole genome shotgun sequence contains the following coding sequences:
- the LOC110088044 gene encoding uncharacterized protein LOC110088044 isoform X2: MEENGDDVTSLAAYISTDGSYTETVPMPNHGNLAASSQGSSSATKSRRQPVWTDEETRAFIQVWGDDAVQSALASNYRTVAQFQWIADEMRARGYNRDWEQCRERAKVLRRGFKEIVDGNSNAGHGRRVWPYYEELNRFLCIKQNLVVPRLSGSNARPPVDRRRREHREAPDAPYEPPLSAGKGDKGTFEEPDGDCLLLPESAGSQQSEPNMENQVASPAANSDISMEGSVGPGTPTDPLPPNDSVTVSALCSSSDKSTPPTLDGC, encoded by the exons ATGGAGGAGAATGGAGATGACGTGACTTCCCTGG cGGCCTACATTTCAACAGATGGCAGCTATACAG AGACCGTTCCAATGCCGAACCATGGCAACCTGGCGGCTTCATCTCAGGGCTCTTCCTCTGCCACCAAATCAAGGCGCCAGCCTGTTTGGACCGACGAGGAGACCCGGGCCTTCATCCAGGTGTGGGGTGATGATGCTGTGCAGAGTGCCCTGGCCTCCAACTACCGCACTGTTGCGCAGTTCCAGTGGATAGCAGATGAAATGCGAGCCCGGGGATACAACCGAGACTGGGAGCAGTGTCGCGAACGTGCCAAGGTGCTACGACGTGGCTTCAAAGAGATTGTGGATGGGAACAGCAATGCGGGCCACGGGCGCCGTGTGTGGCCATATTACGAGGAACTCAATCGCTTCCTTTGCATCAAGCAAAATCTGGTTGTGCCACGGCTTTCAGGGAGCAATGCCAGGCCACCTGTTGACCGCCGACGCCGGGAGCACAGGGAAGCTCCGGATGCTCCCTATGAGCCACCGTTATCGGCAGGCAAGGGTGACAAAGGGACCTTTGAAGAGCCCGATGGAGACTGTTTACTGTTGCCGGAATCTGCTGGATCACAGCAGAGTGAGCCTAATATGGAAAATCAAGTGGCGTCTCCAGCAGCAAATTCGGACATCTCCATGGAGGGGAGTGTCGGCCCCGGCACGCCCACAGACCCTTTGCCACCCAATGATTCAGTCACTG TCTCTGCTCTTTGTTCCTCCAGCGACAAATCTACGCCCCCGACCCTTGACGGCTGCTGA